From Verrucomicrobia bacterium S94, the proteins below share one genomic window:
- a CDS encoding acyl carrier protein, translated as MALEDKVKDIIVEQLGVNADQVTEGASFIEDLGADSLDTVELVMAFEEEFGAEIPDEDAEKLTSVGGVISYLKEKGFE; from the coding sequence ATGGCACTTGAAGATAAAGTAAAAGATATCATTGTTGAGCAGCTCGGCGTGAATGCCGATCAGGTTACCGAAGGTGCTTCGTTCATTGAAGATCTCGGCGCAGACTCTCTGGATACGGTTGAGCTGGTTATGGCTTTCGAAGAAGAATTCGGTGCTGAAATTCCGGACGAAGATGCTGAAAAGCTCACTTCCGTCGGCGGCGTAATCAGCTATCTGAAAGAAAAAGGTTTCGAATAA
- the fabG gene encoding 3-oxoacyl-[acyl-carrier-protein] reductase, whose protein sequence is MFDLNGKVAVVTGSARGLGQAIALKMAEAGADVAVCDLNAEWCEETVEKVKAMGREATGYGVNVADADSVTAGIKSIEKDFGKIDILVNNAGITKDGLLMRMSEEDWDAVLDVNLKGVFLCTKAAMRGMMKQRSGTIVNIASVIGLMGNAGQANYAASKGGVISFSKTVAKELASRGVRCNAIAPGFIRSAMTDKLDEEIQNKMKELIPLGRFGDPEDVANVALFLASDASAYVTGQVLSTCGGMVM, encoded by the coding sequence ATGTTTGATTTGAACGGAAAAGTTGCAGTGGTTACCGGTTCCGCCCGCGGGCTGGGACAGGCGATTGCACTGAAAATGGCGGAGGCCGGTGCCGATGTTGCTGTGTGCGATCTGAATGCGGAATGGTGCGAAGAGACCGTTGAAAAAGTAAAAGCCATGGGGCGTGAAGCCACGGGTTATGGTGTGAATGTGGCGGATGCGGACAGTGTGACGGCCGGCATTAAATCCATTGAAAAAGATTTCGGTAAAATCGATATTCTTGTGAACAACGCCGGAATCACCAAAGACGGTCTGCTGATGCGTATGAGCGAAGAAGACTGGGATGCGGTTCTTGATGTTAACCTCAAGGGCGTGTTCCTCTGCACCAAAGCGGCCATGCGCGGCATGATGAAACAGCGTTCCGGAACGATTGTGAATATTGCGTCGGTAATCGGTCTGATGGGCAATGCCGGTCAGGCAAACTATGCGGCGTCAAAAGGCGGTGTGATTTCCTTCAGTAAAACGGTGGCCAAAGAACTGGCATCCCGCGGCGTGCGCTGCAATGCGATTGCTCCCGGTTTCATCCGTTCTGCAATGACCGATAAACTGGATGAAGAGATTCAGAATAAAATGAAAGAGCTGATTCCGCTGGGCCGTTTCGGTGATCCGGAAGATGTGGCTAATGTGGCCCTGTTTTTGGCAAGCGATGCCTCCGCATATGTTACGGGACAAGTCCTCTCGACATGCGGCGGCATGGTGATGTAA
- the plsX gene encoding phosphate acyltransferase PlsX, which translates to MRISVDAMGGDFAPREIVAGSIQAAEKLQGLEKIYLVGDQSAIQAELNKHKGPIPSCIEIFHCTEVVGMGESPATAIRRKKDSSIARAVELVKDGRADAVFSAGNTGAAVAAATLKLRTLKGVSRPAIATVMPTPDKPFVLLDAGANPDSTPEMIQQYAVMGSIYSREILGVENPSVGLLSIGEEDAKGNETTKKTFRLLQETDMNFTGNVESRDLYDGKVSVAVCDGFVGNVVLKTSEAVAKMIGNWLKEMFKQNIFRILGYILARGVFNEMKAHADPASYGGAPLLGANGIVIIGHGSSNAFATFNGIRVATEAVDHHVNHLIEDELKRINPET; encoded by the coding sequence ATGCGTATCTCCGTAGATGCGATGGGGGGCGATTTTGCACCCCGCGAAATTGTCGCCGGCTCAATCCAGGCTGCTGAAAAACTTCAGGGCCTGGAAAAAATTTATCTGGTAGGCGATCAATCCGCTATCCAGGCCGAGCTGAACAAGCACAAAGGTCCGATTCCCTCCTGCATTGAAATTTTCCATTGCACGGAAGTGGTGGGCATGGGTGAGTCTCCTGCGACGGCGATCCGTCGCAAGAAGGATTCCTCGATTGCGCGTGCGGTGGAACTGGTAAAGGACGGGCGGGCCGATGCTGTTTTTTCGGCCGGAAACACGGGAGCCGCTGTTGCGGCGGCCACGTTGAAGCTCCGTACCCTTAAAGGGGTTTCGCGTCCGGCGATTGCTACCGTGATGCCGACGCCGGATAAGCCGTTTGTGCTGCTTGATGCCGGAGCCAACCCGGACAGTACGCCGGAAATGATTCAGCAGTATGCGGTGATGGGCAGCATTTATTCCCGGGAGATTCTCGGGGTTGAAAATCCGTCCGTGGGTCTGCTGAGTATTGGTGAAGAAGATGCCAAGGGCAACGAGACCACCAAGAAAACATTCCGCCTGTTGCAGGAAACGGATATGAATTTTACCGGTAATGTCGAAAGCCGGGATCTCTACGACGGCAAGGTCAGTGTGGCTGTCTGTGACGGGTTTGTGGGGAATGTGGTACTGAAAACCAGTGAGGCTGTTGCTAAAATGATCGGCAACTGGCTTAAGGAGATGTTCAAGCAGAACATTTTCCGCATTCTGGGCTACATTCTTGCACGCGGCGTCTTTAATGAGATGAAAGCGCATGCGGATCCGGCGAGTTATGGTGGGGCTCCGTTGCTGGGTGCTAACGGGATTGTGATTATCGGCCACGGTTCCTCAAATGCTTTTGCAACATTCAATGGAATTCGGGTGGCCACTGAAGCGGTGGATCATCATGTAAACCATTTGATTGAAGATGAGCTAAAGCGTATAAATCCCGAAACCTAG
- the rfaE2 gene encoding D-glycero-beta-D-manno-heptose 1-phosphate adenylyltransferase: MRNFMDKIKSRSEMVAERARLKAEGKVVSFTNGCFDILHSGHVTYLNFAREQGDVLVLGMNSDASVKRNKGDDRPIVCEEDRARVIAALECVDYVVLFDEDEPRDLIAELLPDVLVKGEDWAHYVSGREEVEAAGGRVVLAKMVEGRSTTNVIGRVLEVYGKSEEK; this comes from the coding sequence ATGAGAAATTTTATGGATAAAATAAAAAGCCGTTCGGAAATGGTTGCGGAGCGGGCCCGTCTGAAGGCCGAGGGGAAGGTTGTTTCATTCACGAACGGCTGTTTCGACATTCTGCATTCCGGCCATGTGACGTATCTGAATTTTGCGAGGGAGCAGGGCGATGTGCTGGTGCTGGGTATGAATTCGGATGCTTCTGTGAAACGGAATAAGGGGGATGATCGCCCGATTGTCTGCGAGGAGGACCGGGCCAGGGTTATTGCTGCGCTGGAGTGTGTAGACTATGTGGTGCTGTTCGATGAAGATGAGCCGCGGGATCTGATTGCCGAGCTGCTGCCGGATGTGCTGGTGAAGGGCGAGGACTGGGCGCACTATGTTTCCGGCCGCGAAGAGGTCGAGGCCGCCGGCGGCAGAGTGGTGCTTGCGAAAATGGTGGAGGGGCGGTCCACCACGAATGTGATCGGGCGTGTTTTAGAGGTCTACGGGAAGTCGGAGGAAAAGTAA
- a CDS encoding ketoacyl-ACP synthase III, translating into MDAKRKVSIIGTGSYVPEKVLTNRDLEQIVETSDEWIYSRTGMRERHIAADDQAASDLGAAAAERALADAGISADEIDLIIVATLSPDMFFPSTACFVQEKIGAKNAFCYDLGAACSGFLYALDSAKNQIAAGSVETALVIGSEKMSTFVDWEDRSTCILFGDGAGAAVLRAGGEGRGVMNSVMGSDGSLADLLWTPGGGSRNPISHEMIDRKDHYLKMQGREVFKHAVKRMSETVVQVLERNEISIDEVKCIIPHQANIRIIDAISKRLGVADRMYANVEKYANTSSAALAIALDEAVKDGTISKGDLVVLTVFGGGFTWGANVLEWGK; encoded by the coding sequence ATGGACGCTAAGCGCAAAGTTTCAATCATCGGGACAGGATCCTATGTGCCCGAAAAGGTGCTGACTAATCGGGATCTCGAACAAATCGTCGAAACTTCCGACGAATGGATCTATTCCCGCACCGGCATGCGCGAGCGCCATATTGCGGCTGACGATCAGGCGGCCTCGGATCTGGGGGCGGCTGCGGCGGAAAGGGCGCTTGCTGATGCCGGGATTTCCGCCGATGAGATTGACCTGATTATTGTTGCTACGCTTTCGCCTGATATGTTTTTTCCGAGCACCGCCTGTTTTGTTCAGGAGAAAATCGGGGCGAAAAATGCATTCTGCTATGACCTCGGTGCGGCCTGTTCCGGGTTTCTTTATGCGCTCGACAGCGCCAAAAATCAGATCGCGGCCGGTTCGGTTGAGACTGCGCTGGTGATCGGTTCAGAAAAAATGAGTACGTTTGTGGACTGGGAGGACCGTTCCACCTGTATTCTTTTCGGCGACGGTGCCGGCGCGGCGGTGTTGCGGGCCGGAGGAGAAGGGCGGGGCGTGATGAATTCGGTGATGGGATCCGATGGATCGCTGGCGGATCTGCTGTGGACGCCGGGCGGCGGGAGCCGTAATCCGATTTCGCATGAAATGATCGATCGGAAGGACCATTATCTGAAGATGCAGGGCCGCGAAGTGTTCAAGCATGCGGTAAAACGCATGAGCGAGACGGTTGTGCAGGTTCTGGAGCGGAACGAAATTTCGATTGATGAAGTGAAATGCATCATTCCGCATCAGGCGAATATCCGTATCATCGATGCCATTTCAAAGCGGCTCGGGGTGGCCGACCGCATGTATGCGAATGTTGAAAAATATGCGAATACCTCCTCTGCCGCATTGGCTATTGCACTGGATGAAGCGGTGAAGGATGGAACAATTTCCAAGGGCGACCTGGTGGTGCTGACGGTATTCGGCGGCGGATTTACCTGGGGCGCGAATGTACTGGAATGGGGGAAATAA
- the fabF gene encoding beta-ketoacyl-[acyl-carrier-protein] synthase II: MSGRKVVVTGLGVVSPVGSELGTFWDNIKNGRSGIGRVQQMDDIDQYPVQIAGEVKDLDIERFVDRKDARKMDPFSIYGVAAATLAIEDSGIDPDQIDQERAGVLASSGIGGMQVMQNECLKAYEKGPRRVSPQLIPQMITNILSGYVSIKYGFKGPNFCITSACASGTHSIGEAMRMIQYGDADIMIAGGSEASVAMLGVAGFAALRATSRRNDDPEAASRPFDLERDGFVMSEGAGMIVLESEEHARARGAKIYCYASGYGRTGDAYHVTAPDASAVQSARGMALAIADAGLSPDDIDYVNAHGTSTPLNDKGETLAVKKALGEKKAYATAVSSTKSMTGHMLGAAGGVEAAIMALAVRDNIAPPTINYNTPDPDCDLDYVPNKMREMQINAALSNSLGFGGHNATLCFTKA; this comes from the coding sequence ATGAGTGGGCGTAAAGTGGTTGTAACTGGACTCGGAGTGGTTTCTCCGGTCGGAAGTGAACTGGGCACGTTCTGGGATAACATCAAAAACGGCAGATCGGGCATAGGCCGGGTGCAGCAGATGGATGATATTGATCAGTATCCCGTACAGATTGCCGGTGAAGTCAAGGATCTGGATATCGAACGGTTTGTGGACCGGAAAGATGCGCGCAAAATGGATCCGTTCTCGATTTACGGTGTTGCTGCCGCCACGCTGGCGATTGAAGATTCCGGGATTGATCCGGATCAGATTGATCAGGAACGTGCGGGGGTTCTGGCCAGTTCCGGTATCGGGGGAATGCAGGTGATGCAGAACGAGTGTCTGAAAGCCTATGAAAAAGGGCCTCGCCGGGTTTCTCCGCAGCTCATTCCGCAGATGATTACTAATATTCTTTCGGGCTATGTTTCCATTAAATATGGATTTAAAGGTCCTAACTTCTGCATTACCAGTGCCTGCGCTTCCGGTACGCATTCGATCGGCGAAGCCATGCGGATGATTCAGTACGGCGATGCCGATATTATGATTGCCGGCGGTTCCGAGGCATCGGTTGCCATGCTCGGCGTTGCCGGTTTTGCGGCATTGCGCGCAACCAGCCGCCGTAATGATGACCCGGAAGCGGCTTCCCGCCCGTTCGACCTTGAACGCGACGGTTTTGTGATGTCTGAAGGGGCCGGTATGATTGTGCTCGAATCTGAAGAGCATGCCCGGGCGCGCGGCGCAAAAATCTACTGCTATGCTTCCGGATACGGGCGCACCGGCGATGCCTACCACGTGACCGCTCCGGATGCCTCGGCAGTGCAGTCGGCCCGCGGGATGGCGCTGGCGATTGCAGATGCCGGCCTGAGTCCCGATGATATTGATTATGTGAATGCACACGGCACCAGTACACCGCTCAATGATAAGGGAGAAACGCTGGCTGTTAAAAAGGCGCTGGGGGAAAAGAAGGCCTATGCAACGGCGGTCAGTTCCACCAAATCCATGACCGGCCATATGCTCGGAGCGGCGGGCGGCGTTGAAGCGGCCATTATGGCTCTGGCGGTTCGCGATAATATTGCGCCGCCGACGATTAACTACAATACGCCTGATCCGGACTGTGATCTGGACTATGTGCCGAACAAAATGCGCGAAATGCAGATCAATGCCGCGCTGAGCAACTCGCTCGGTTTCGGCGGCCACAACGCCACGCTCTGCTTTACCAAGGCATAG
- the fabD gene encoding [acyl-carrier-protein] S-malonyltransferase: MGEIMKRAIVFPGQGSQTVGMGQDLAEAIPECKALFDQADEILGYDLAGICFKGPQEELNKSNHAQLGIFVASAAAFKALELKFPDFEYDVLAGHSLGEWTALYVSGAVSFEDTIKVLKARGEFMQAACEENPGAMLAVMNLDGGKLLEIAGEAGCHVANFNSLSQTVLSGTAESIDKAEALCKEAGAKRAVRLPVAGAFHSPLMQPAADKMNEFLSGIQLGIPAKPVLSNVTADVHVPAELQQNMVKQITSSVQWVASVQKLVADGVEELVEVGPGKVLAGLIKRIDKGAAVRNIGRLTDFE; this comes from the coding sequence ATGGGGGAAATAATGAAGAGAGCTATCGTCTTTCCCGGACAGGGATCGCAGACTGTTGGAATGGGGCAGGATCTGGCGGAGGCTATTCCGGAATGTAAAGCGCTATTTGATCAGGCCGATGAAATTCTCGGATACGATCTGGCAGGAATCTGTTTTAAAGGACCGCAGGAGGAATTGAATAAATCCAACCATGCGCAGCTCGGTATTTTTGTAGCCAGCGCGGCGGCGTTCAAGGCGCTGGAGCTTAAATTTCCGGATTTCGAATACGATGTGCTTGCGGGTCACAGCCTCGGAGAATGGACGGCGCTCTATGTTTCCGGTGCGGTCAGTTTTGAAGATACAATTAAAGTGTTGAAAGCGCGCGGTGAATTTATGCAGGCCGCCTGCGAGGAAAACCCCGGCGCCATGCTGGCGGTGATGAATCTTGATGGGGGTAAGCTGCTCGAAATTGCCGGCGAAGCCGGTTGCCATGTAGCCAATTTTAATTCGCTTTCGCAGACCGTACTTTCCGGTACGGCGGAGTCGATTGATAAAGCGGAGGCCCTCTGCAAGGAAGCCGGCGCGAAACGTGCGGTGCGTCTTCCGGTGGCGGGTGCATTCCATTCTCCGCTGATGCAGCCTGCCGCGGATAAAATGAATGAATTTCTTTCCGGTATTCAGCTGGGAATTCCTGCGAAGCCGGTACTTTCCAATGTGACTGCGGATGTTCATGTTCCGGCGGAGCTTCAGCAGAATATGGTTAAGCAGATCACCTCCTCGGTGCAGTGGGTGGCTTCCGTGCAGAAGTTGGTTGCCGATGGGGTTGAGGAACTTGTTGAAGTCGGTCCGGGTAAGGTTCTTGCCGGTCTTATAAAGCGTATTGACAAGGGTGCGGCAGTTCGTAACATCGGTCGGCTCACTGATTTTGAATAA